DNA sequence from the Pseudophryne corroboree isolate aPseCor3 chromosome 6, aPseCor3.hap2, whole genome shotgun sequence genome:
gcgcctctttttttctttgcgtcatgtgctatttggggagtgctggggggcatgtcatcatgtgtagctggcactgctggggggcatgtcatgtgtagctggcactgctgggggcatgtcatgtgtagctggcactgctggggggcatgtcatgtgtagctggcactgctggggggcatgtcatgtgtagctggctctgctggggggcatgtcatgtgtagctggcactgctggggggcatgttatgtgtagctggctctgctggggagcatgtcatgtgtagctggcactgctgcgaggcatgtcatgtgtagctgtcattgctggggggcatgtcatgtgtagctggcactgctggggggcatgtcatgtgtagctggcactgctggggggcatgtcatgtgtagctggctctgctgggggcatgtcatgtgtagctggcactgctggggggcatgttatgtgtagctggctctgctggggagtatgtcatgtgtagctggcactgctgcgaggcatgtcatgtgtagctgtcattgctggggggcatgtcatgtgtagctggcactgctggggggcatgtcatgtgtagctggctctgctggggggcatgtcatgtgtaactggcactatactggagacattgtgtgtacctgacactatactggagacattgtgtgtacctgacactatactggagacattgtgtgtacctgacactatactggagacattgtgtgtacctgacactatactggagacattgtgtgtacctgacactatactggagacattgtgtgtaaggaacactactgtggctgttatgtgtaaggctgctaactgTGTGcatagagggtgtgtgaaaatatatttatttatagtttgattatatgaacttatgaagccacgcccacttttccatgaggccacacccacttttccaggagcgagcgcgcatgagtgtgtgtgtgtgtgtggggggggggggggctcttaaatcttctcgctcagggtgctagtaggcctggagccggccctgcacttACTGTCATATAATTAGTATTACCAGGCTTCCTATgatggagcaaatagctccatgtgtaagGTGTGTGACTGCAGAGTAATTAGTACCGGGTGTGACATCCTGAgacgtgtataatacaggggatgtAATGGAAGGAGCACATATCTCCTATATGTACAGGCTTAGCTGTGGAAACCAATCACACAAGCCTGCCTGGCTGATTCCCCCCACTCCCCATTACATCAGTAGAACAGAAATATTTCGAAGAGACGTTGATTACAAAGTTATGATCGATGTCTCCCAAAGTCTCTGACTGTGACGTTATAACGTTGTTTATTACATGTATAATGTCATTAGTATGATTTAAGGCTCTTATGGTGACAGCGTACATGGCTGTAAGTGATGGCGGCAGTATAAAGGGCGCGATGTaaagagagagcgctgtataatttaTACTATACTTGTATAATGGTGAGCACATAAACAGTCATTATACATTGTGATTCCTGCATAAGATAATACAGATAAGCAATGAGGCATCATGCAGTTAGGAGCTATCCAGCCAATCATGTGTTATGTAAGAAACATCGGCTTTTGTCACAGTTCCCAGTAGGCGGAGCTTTACACAGTCCCCGCCCCATTCTCCCCCTACACACATAACACCCAGTGCGAGCGAGTGTAGCTCTGACTACAGTAATAGGGGGCACCAATGGTCTCAGTGTTACTGAAtcgcagcgccctagagtatcagcattttattcACAGGACTCCGAGGCCAAATGTTTTATATTAAGGAATTCAGCAAATATTACATAGATAAAATAGTGCTGGGCTGTCCTCCCTATGGTCAGCTGTGTGGTGATGGGCCGGGGATgtagtcacagtgatgtcactcataATGTCACCATCACACTATACTGACATCAGCACACTGACAGATATTCCAGCCAATCACAGGtgtcagaggcagagatgtgtatttaTATAGTTATAATGACAGCAACACACCAATAAGGGAACAGCTCCAGACACACTGGTCATGTGGTCATATACTGGGAGGAGCTCAGCTGTAGCTCCACCTACTGCTACATTCTATTGGCTGAGTGCTCCACCAATCATATTCCTCTCCatgtgatgtcaccagtctctgGGAGGATTTCCTATGGTAATGTCTTccagctcctgactcccccacataTAGTTATAGAACCTCTTGGTTCAAATAAACTGTTTCCTACCCATAATGcagcatggaggggctcagtgagggcggcagtgtaggtgtgtaagtgtctgatggggtcacacagAGAATAAAAGGACAGCTGTCCTGCCTCATAATCCAGATATACCCTCACTCTGTCACAGGGGATACTGTCAGGTAACTGGATCTCTCTACTGTCATGTGTCACTGAGTACTGATTATTATCTCTACACAGACACCAGGACTTGTTATTATATCCAATGAGTGACTGACGTCCTCTCCTGTCTATACTGGGATAACACATCCCCACCCTCCACCACTCTGACTTActgacatccacctcccagtaatgtcgccctgaggagaaTCTCCTGGTGCTTATTACCTGATCACACTGAAATCTCTCTGGTGTTACTGGGTGATTCTGACTTGGTGACCAGGATGCAGTTTTCCTGTCACCTGATATCTGTATATTAttaccagctgtggttacatccagtaatatgtctgtagcctcctgcacatagatccctgtatttatacctgttattatatcagataatgtgtgtaatgtctctgagatgagacccacatccagatctcctgcaccacggacctgggtatcatgtctctctgtgtcctcagtatcacacaagtcccctgtgtctggttcctgtaagacagtcactggatcagacatgttacacagctcctcaatgtgacgcatcttcccggacagctcgtccttctttatttccagctgctggatcaggtcagagactgagagtgaaacgcgctgttcctgcctggagatctcactgaggactctcttctccaggtctgccagctgtctcctgatgtctctaaacagggcagtgactgtctctgttacacccactgcttttccctgtTCTTCTCTCCTGCGCTCCTGCAGACTCTGGACTCTTTTCTCAGTCTCCTCTCTCTTTATGGTTAGTTTCTGCAGAACATTTCTCAGCTTCTCTTTCTTCTTCTCAGAGGCCTCATCCAGCATCTCCACATGGTGTCCCCGATGTTCCCCAGCTGAACAGTACACACAGATACAGGCAGCGTCCTCAGTGCAGTAATACTCCAGGATCTTCTTATGGacggagcatttcctgttccccagggcagtggtgggatcacataagacgtgctctgatgacttgctgtgtactctcaggtgattatcacacagagaagcctcacacagcagacaggatttagcagcaggtacaggagagtccacacagtaagtgcagaagatcccagtctcctcctgatctggccgagtagacaggaacctccccactatgttacacagcgttatgttcctctgcagtgcaggacgCTCCTGACACTCTGCTCTGCATTCAGGACAAGTATACGCTCCAGCCTCCTCCTGTGTATCCAACACACGATCAATAcagacccggcagaagttgtggccacatctcagggttacaggatctgtgtaaatgctcaggcagatggaacagtccagctcctgtctcagatcagcagacgccatcACTGGAAGCAGGAAAGAGAAATGAAAGTGAGAATTTCTGACACTCAGATACCAGTGAGGTCACATTCTGCACACAGGGCGAGGCTGAGCTTCACTCAGATTATAGCTACAGGCTCAGTTACACTAAAGggccgtacacacgggggagatgtgtgctcagcGTTCTAGAACAGActgctctgcacacatctctcccccccgatcAGCACGACGTGATGTGAGCTGAGCGAGGGCGCACATTTCACCCAGCGGTCAAATGAGCAGTGTGCTAGATTAAGTCtgcatcaagggcgtagctaccataggtgcaggcagtgcagctgctatggggcccagagctgagaggggccccaccttccctatcaaagttacatgaggtatatacatttctctgacgtcctagtggatgctgggaactccgtaaggaccatggggtatagcggctccgcaggagactgggcacaaaagtaaaagctttaggactacctggtgtgcactggctcctccccctatgaccctcctccaagcctcagttagatttttgtgcccggccgagaagggtggacactaggggctctcctgagcttcttagtgaaaagtttagttttaggttttttattttcagtgagacctgctggcaacaggctcactgcatcgagggactaaggggagaagaagtgaactcacctgcgtgcagagtggattgggcttcttaggctactggacaccattagctccagagggaccgaacacaggcccagcctcggagctcggtcccggagccgcgccgccggcccccttacagagccagaagcaagaaaaggtccggaaaaatcggcggcagaagacatcagtcttcaacaaggtagcgcagggctatatgggtgtattttaacccctgccagaactcacctaaaaagcgggagaaaaggccgccgagaagggggcggagcctatctcctcagcacacgggcgccattttccatcacagctccgctggaaggacgtcctgcactacagaaaagggtaaaaaagagagggggggcactaatttggcgcagttttatactaacagcagctataaagggaaaagcacattttatagtggtattcctgtatatatatagcgctctggtgtgtgctggcatactctccctctgtctccccaaagggctagtggggtcctgtcctctatcagagcattccctgtgtgtgtgcggtgtgtcggtacgattgtgtcgacatgtttgaggaggaaaatgagatggaggcggagcaattgcctattatacagttgtcaccccctagggagtcgacacctgagtggatgagcttgtggaaggaattgcatgacagtgtcagctccttacgacagacagttgacgacatgagacagccggctactcagcttgtgcctgtccaggggtctcaaacgccatcaggggctttaaaacgcccgttacctcaaatggcagacacagacacggattctgactccagtgtcgatgatgaggagacaaacgtgacttccactagggccacacgttacatgattgaagcaataaaaaatgtattgcatatatctgataataccactaaaaagggtattatgtttggtgagaaaaaactgcctgtagtttttcctgtatccgaggaattaaatgaagtgtgtgatgaggcgtgggtttcccccgataaaaaaacaaaaaactgataattcctaaaaggttattggcatcgtaccctttcccgccagaggatagggcacgttgggaaacaccccctagggtggataaagcgctcacacgcttgtctaaacaggtagcactaccctctcctgatacggccgccctaaaggaacctgccgatagaaagcaggagaatatcctaaaatgtatatactctcacacgggggttatactgcgaccagcaatcgcctcagcctggatgtgcagtgcgggcctggcgtggtcggattctctgactgaaaatattgataccctagatagggacagtatattactgactttagagcatttgaaggatgcatttctatatatgcgtgatgcacagagggatatttgccgactggcatcaagagttagcgcgctgtccatttctgcaagaagaggtttatggacgcggcagtggtcaggtgatgcggattctaaaaggcacatggaagtattgccttataagggggaggagttaattggggtaggtctatcagacctggtagccacggcaactgctagaaaatccacatttttaccccaggtagcttctcaacctaagaagacgccatattatcaggcgcagtcctttcggccccataagggcaagcgggtaaaaggcgcctcatttctgccccgtggcagagggagaggaaaaaggctgcaacaaacagccagttcccaggaacaaaagccctctcccgcctccgcaaagtcctcagcatgacgctggggctttacaagcggactcaggcacggtgggggcccatctcatgaagttcagtgcgcagtgggctcactcgcaagtggacccctggatccttcaggtggtatctcaggggtacaaattggaattcgagacgtctccccctcgccgttttctaaagtctgctttaccgacgtctccctcagacagggaggcagtattggaagccattcacaagctgtattcccagcaggtgataatcaaggtacccctcctacaacagggaaaggggtactattccacactatttgtggttccgaagccggacggctcggtgagaccaattttaaacctaaaatccttgaacacttacatacaaaggttcaaattcaagatggagtcactcagagcagtgattgcaaacctggaagaaggggactatatggtgtctctggacatcaaggatgcttacctacatgtcccaatttacccttctcaccaagggtacctcaggtttgtggtacagaactgtcactatcagtttcagactctgccatttggattgtccacggcaccccgggtctttaccaaggtaatggccgaaatgatgatactccttcgaaggaagggagttttagttatcccttacttggacgatctcctgataagggcaagatcccggGAACagttggaagacggagtagcactatctcagatagtgctgcgccagcacggttggattctcaatattccaaaatcgcagctgatcccgacaacac
Encoded proteins:
- the LOC134933674 gene encoding E3 ubiquitin/ISG15 ligase TRIM25-like, encoding MASADLRQELDCSICLSIYTDPVTLRCGHNFCRVCIDRVLDTQEEAGAYTCPECRAECQERPALQRNITLCNIVGRFLSTRPDQEETGIFCTYCVDSPVPAAKSCLLCEASLCDNHLRVHSKSSEHVLCDPTTALGNRKCSVHKKILEYYCTEDAACICVYCSAGEHRGHHVEMLDEASEKKKEKLRNVLQKLTIKREETEKRVQSLQERRREEQGKAVGVTETVTALFRDIRRQLADLEKRVLSEISRQEQRVSLSVSDLIQQLEIKKDELSGKMRHIEELCNMSDPVTVLQEPDTGDLCDTEDTERHDTQVRGAGDLDVGLISETLHTLSDIITGINTGIYVQEATDILLDVTTAGNNIQISGDRKTASWSPSQNHPVTPERFQCDQVISTRRFSSGRHYWEVDVSKSEWWRVGMCYPSIDRRGRQSLIGYNNKSWCLCRDNNQYSVTHDSREIQLPDSIPCDRVRVYLDYEAGQLSFYSLCDPIRHLHTYTAALTEPLHAALWVGNSLFEPRGSITICGGVRSWKTLP